The following proteins are encoded in a genomic region of Bubalus kerabau isolate K-KA32 ecotype Philippines breed swamp buffalo chromosome 15, PCC_UOA_SB_1v2, whole genome shotgun sequence:
- the LOC129628281 gene encoding olfactory receptor 51G1, whose product MRILDNSSLQKATFFLTGFQGLEDLHGWISIPFCFIYLTVIIGNLTIIHVIRTDVTLHEPMYYFLAMLALTDLGLCLSTLPTVMGIFWFDAREIDIPACFSQLFFIHTLSLVESSVLLSMSIDRYVAICNPLCYSTVLTPARIIRMGLSSVFRSALLILPLPFLLKHFQYCHSHVLAHAYCLHLEIMKLACSSIIVNHIYGLFVVACTVGVDSLLILLSYALILRTVLSIASHHERLRALNTCVSHICAVLLFYIPMIGLSLVHRFGEHLPLTVHLLMSYVYLLVPPLMNPIVYSIKTKQIRQCIVKKFEFIKSLRGFQQD is encoded by the coding sequence ATGAGAATCCTAGATAATAGCAGCCTCCAGAAAGCCACTTTCTTCCTGACGGGCTTCCAAGGTCTGGAAGATCTCCACGGCTGGATCTCTATTCCCTTCTGCTTCATCTATCTGACAGTTATCATAGGCAACCTTACCATCATCCATGTCATCCGTACTGATGTCACCCTCCATGAACCCATGTACTATTTCTTGGCCATGCTTGCCCTCACAGACCTGGGCCTTTGCCTTTCTACACTGCCCACTGTGATGGGCATCTTCTGGTTTGATGCCAGAGAAATTGATATCCCTGCCTGCTTCAGTCAGCTCTTCTTCATTCATACTTTGTCCCTAGTGGAGTCTTCAGTCCTGTTATCCATGTCCattgaccgctatgtggccatctgcaaccCACTGTGTTATTCCACAGTCTTGACACCTGCACGTATCATCAGGATGGGGCTGAGCTCAGTGTTCAGAAGTGCGCTGCTCATCCTTCCCCTGCCATTCCTCCTTAAGCACTTCCAGTACTGCCACTCCCATGTGCTGGCCCACGCCTACTGCCTACACCTAGAGATCATGAAGCTGGCCTGCTCTAGCATTATCGTCAATCACATCTATGGGCTCTTTGTCGTGGCCTGCACTGTTGGTGTGGACTCACTGCTCATCCTCCTCTCTTATGCCCTTATCCTCCGCACTGTGTTAAGCATTGCCTCCCACCATGAGAGACTTCGGGCCCTTAACACCTGTGTCTCCCATATCTGTGCTGTGCTCCTCTTCTACATCCCCATGATTGGCTTGTCTCTTGTGCACCGCTTCGGTGAGCATCTGCCCCTCACTGTACACCTCCTCATGTCATATGTGTATCTGCTTGTCCCACCGCTCATGAACCCCATTGTCTACAGCATCAAGACCAAACAAATCCGCCAATGCATTGTTAAGAAGTTTGAGTTTATAAAATCACTCAGGGGTTTTCAGCAGGATTAG
- the LOC129629122 gene encoding olfactory receptor 51G2-like — MPLRSLENSSSMSSTFLLSGIPGLEHMHTWISIPLCFIYIVSILGNCTIILIIKTEPSLHEPMYLFLSMLALTDLGLSLCTLPTVLGIFWVGARDIGHDACFAQLFFIHCLSFLESSVLLSMAFDHFVAICRPLHYASILTHTVIGRIGLASLGRSVALIIPLPFMLKKFPYCGSPVLSHSYCLHQEVMKLACADIRANSIYGIFVIVSTVGIDSLLILFSYALILRTVLSIASRAERLKDLNSCVSHICAVLLFYTPMIGLSGIHRFGKQAPHLVQVILGFVYLLFPPLMNPIVYSVKTKQICDRVTHAFCS; from the coding sequence ATGCCATTGAGGTCCCTGGagaacagcagcagcatgtcctccACCTTCCTGCTGAGTGGCATTCCTGGCCTGGAGCACATGCACACCTGGATCTCCATCCCACTGTGCTTCATATACATAGTCTCCATCCTGGGCAACTGCACTATCATCCTTATCATTAAAACAGAGCCCTCGCTCCATGAGCCAATGTACCTCTTCCTGTCCATGCTGGCTCTGACTGACCTGGGTCTGTCTCTTTGCACCCTCCCTACAGTGCTAGGCATCTTTTGGGTTGGGGCACGAGACATTGGCCATGATGCCTGTTTTGCCCAGCTCTTTTTCATTCACTGCTTGTCCTTCCTGGAGTCCTCTGTACTACTGTCTATGGCCTTTGACCACTTTGTGGCCATTTGTCGCCCCTTGCACTATGCTTCCATTCTCACCCACACAGTCATTGGCAGGATCGGCCTGGCTTCTTTGGGTCGCAGTGTAGCACTCATTATTCCTTTACCTTTTATGCTCAAAAAATTCCCATATTGTGGCTCCCCAGTCCTCTCACATTCCTACTGCCTCCACCAAGAAGTGATGAAATTGGCCTGTGCAGACATCAGAGCCAACAGCATTTATGGCATATTTGTCATTGTTTCTACAGTGGGTATAGACTCACTGCTCATTCTCTTCTCCTATGCCCTGATCCTGCGCACCGTGCTGTCCATTGCATCCAGGGCCGAGAGGCTCAAAGATCTTAACAGCTGTGTTTCCCACATCTGTGCTGTGCTCCTTTTCTATACTCCCATGATTGGCCTGTCGGGCATCCACCGCTTTGGGAAGCAGGCACCCCATCTGGTCCAGGTGATTCTGGGCTTTGTGtatcttctcttccctcctctgaTGAATCCCATCGTCTACAGTGTGAAGACCAAACAGATCTGTGATCGTGTGACCCATGCCTTTTGTTCCTAG
- the LOC129629123 gene encoding olfactory receptor 51A7 → MAVLNNSEVQLFLLIGIPGLEHAHEWISIPICLLYLVAIMGNSTILFIIKTEPSLHEPMYYFLAMLAISDLGLSFSSLPTMLRIFLFNAMEISPNACFAQEFFIHGFTVMESSVLLVMSLDRFLAIHNPLRYNSLLTSNRVAKMGPILATRSLLLVLPFPFMLRRLKYCQKNVLSHSYCLHQDTMKLACSDNKINVIYGFFVALCTMLDLAFIVLSYTLILKTVLNIASLAERLKTLNTCVSHFCAVLIFYVPIITLAAMHRFAKHKSPFAIILIADIFLLLPPLMNPIVYCVKTQQIREKVLEKLSNICRR, encoded by the coding sequence ATGGCTGTTCTCAATAACTCTGAGGTGCAGCTTTTCCTTCTGATTGGAATTCCAGGATTGGAACATGCCCACGAGTGGATCTCCATTCCCATTTGCCTCCTATATCTGGTTGCCATCATGGGCAACAGTACCATTCTCTTTATCATAAAGACAGAGCCCTCACTTCATGAACCCATGTATTATTTTCTTGCCATGTTGGCTATCTCTGACCTGGGCCtgtccttctcctctctccctacCATGCTGAGAATCTTCTTGTTCAATGCCATGGAAATTTCACCCAATGCCTGCTTTGCTCAAGAATTTTTCATCCATGGATTCACAGTCATGGAGTCCTCAGTACTGCTGGTTATGTCTTTGGATCGCTTTCTTGCCATTCACAATCCCCTGAGATATAATTCTCTCTTGACTAGCAACAGAGTTGCTAAAATGGGACCGATTTTAGCCACCAGGAGCCTTCTCTTAGTGCTTCCATTTCCTTTCATGCTAAGGAGATTGAAATATTGTCAGAAGAATGTCCTTTCTCACTCATATTGTCTTCATCAGGATACCATGAAGCTGGCCTGCTCTGACAACAAGATCAATGTTATCTATGGTTTCTTTGTTGCTCTCTGTACTATGCTGGACTTGGCTTTCATTGTTCTTTCTTATACACTGATCCTGAAGACTGTACTCAACATTGCATCTTTGGCAGAGAGACTTAAGACCCTTAACACCTGTGTCTCACATTTCTGTGCTGTACTCATTTTCTATGTGCCCATCATTACTCTGGCTGCCATGCACCGCTTTGCCAAGCACAAAAGCCCCTTTGCTATAATCCTTATTGCAGACATATTCTTGTTGTTGCCACCCCTAATGAACCCCATCGTGTATTGTGTAAAGACTCAACAAATCCGGGAGAAAGTCTTGGAGAAGCTATCTAACATATGTAGGAGATAA